A section of the Serratia liquefaciens ATCC 27592 genome encodes:
- a CDS encoding ABC transporter permease: MIIAVKNRVLLTLLVLLLLAAFGLPFLSYAPNRLLSGKSISLISLLHGPALWLLAPLLMLAVLSLLPPLRRNALLTALAAAALLALTFWLSGHAAQQLAQEGSKLARTSWGSGCWLMLALSLLMAADAITRITSSHLWRMLGNLLVILPALALLFGHQLDQLSLLKEYYNRQDVFDAALLQHLTILLATMVPALLIGVPLGVLCFRSSRLQTPIFSTLNIIQTVPSIALFGLLIAPLAGLAKAVPWLAEHGVSGIGMAPAIVALVLYALLPLVRSVVAGLQSVPASVIESASGMGLTRGQIFFLVQLPLALPLFLTGVRILAVQTVGMAVVAALIGAGGFGAIVFQGLLSSALDLVLLGVIPVIVMAVIVDSLFKFMVSILEVSRR; encoded by the coding sequence TTGATTATTGCCGTAAAAAACCGCGTATTACTGACGCTGCTTGTTTTGTTGCTGCTGGCCGCATTTGGCCTGCCGTTCCTCAGCTATGCCCCCAATCGCCTGCTGTCGGGCAAGAGCATTTCCCTGATTTCCCTGCTGCACGGCCCGGCGCTGTGGCTATTGGCCCCGCTGTTGATGCTGGCAGTGCTCAGCCTGTTGCCACCGCTCAGGCGCAATGCATTGCTGACCGCGCTGGCGGCTGCAGCGCTGCTGGCGCTCACCTTCTGGCTGAGCGGGCATGCCGCGCAGCAGTTGGCGCAGGAAGGTTCCAAACTGGCACGTACCTCCTGGGGCAGCGGCTGCTGGCTGATGCTGGCGCTGAGCCTGCTGATGGCTGCCGATGCTATCACCCGCATCACGTCTTCGCATTTGTGGCGCATGCTCGGCAACCTGCTGGTGATATTGCCTGCGCTGGCGCTGCTGTTCGGCCATCAGTTGGATCAGCTTTCGCTGCTGAAAGAGTATTACAACCGGCAAGATGTGTTTGATGCCGCGCTGTTGCAGCACCTGACTATTCTGCTGGCGACGATGGTCCCGGCGCTGCTGATCGGCGTGCCGCTCGGGGTGTTGTGTTTTCGTTCATCCCGTTTGCAAACCCCGATCTTCTCCACGCTGAACATTATCCAGACCGTGCCGTCGATTGCCCTGTTCGGCCTGCTGATAGCGCCGTTGGCCGGATTGGCGAAGGCGGTGCCCTGGCTGGCGGAACACGGCGTCAGCGGTATTGGCATGGCGCCGGCGATAGTCGCCCTGGTGTTGTACGCCCTGTTGCCGCTGGTGCGCAGCGTGGTGGCCGGGTTACAGAGCGTGCCCGCCAGCGTGATCGAATCTGCCAGCGGTATGGGACTGACGCGCGGCCAGATTTTCTTTCTCGTACAGCTGCCGTTGGCTTTGCCGCTGTTTCTGACCGGCGTGCGCATTCTGGCGGTGCAGACCGTCGGTATGGCGGTGGTAGCCGCGTTGATCGGTGCCGGAGGTTTCGGCGCCATCGTTTTCCAGGGTTTGCTGAGCAGCGCGCTGGATCTGGTGCTGCTGGGCGTGATCCCGGTGATCGTGATGGCGGTAATCGTCGATTCGCTGTTTAAATTTATGGTTTCAATTTTGGAAGTGTCACGCCGATGA
- a CDS encoding ABC transporter ATP-binding protein encodes MIQFNQVSKIFQGKPAVDDLTLQIAKGEFAVLIGTSGSGKSTTLKMINRLIEHDQGKIYFADEEIQKFKPQDLRRRMGYAIQSIGLFPHWTVEENIATVPQLLKWPRARIRDRVTELLELLHLEPELFRHRYPHQLSGGQQQRVGVARALAADPEVWLMDEPFGALDPVTRTALQTEIARIHHLSGRTIVLVTHDIDEALALADRIVLLDQGRVVQQGTPLELLTAPANDFVRDFFGRSDRGIKLLSLGTVAERVRPGHADGEPISSTMNLREALSVFVARGSECLPVVGEQGEALGVLHFNDLIAQKALS; translated from the coding sequence ATGATTCAGTTTAATCAGGTCAGCAAGATTTTTCAGGGTAAGCCGGCGGTGGACGATCTGACGCTGCAGATTGCCAAAGGCGAATTTGCCGTACTGATCGGTACCTCAGGCTCCGGTAAATCCACCACATTAAAAATGATCAACCGGCTGATCGAACACGATCAGGGCAAAATTTACTTTGCCGATGAAGAGATCCAAAAATTCAAACCGCAGGATCTGCGGCGCCGCATGGGCTATGCCATTCAGTCGATCGGCCTGTTTCCGCATTGGACGGTAGAGGAGAACATCGCCACCGTGCCGCAATTGCTGAAATGGCCGCGGGCACGGATCCGCGATCGGGTGACCGAACTGCTGGAGCTGTTGCACCTGGAGCCGGAACTGTTCCGACACCGTTATCCGCACCAGCTTTCCGGCGGGCAACAGCAGCGAGTGGGAGTGGCGCGCGCGTTGGCTGCCGATCCGGAAGTGTGGTTGATGGACGAACCCTTTGGCGCTCTCGATCCGGTAACGCGCACCGCGCTGCAGACGGAGATTGCGCGTATTCATCATCTCTCCGGGCGCACCATCGTACTGGTGACGCATGACATTGACGAAGCGCTGGCATTGGCCGATCGCATCGTGTTGCTCGACCAGGGTCGTGTGGTGCAACAAGGCACGCCGCTGGAGCTGCTGACTGCACCGGCCAACGATTTTGTGCGCGATTTCTTTGGCCGAAGCGATCGCGGCATCAAACTGCTTTCTTTAGGCACGGTGGCGGAACGGGTGCGTCCTGGCCATGCGGACGGTGAGCCTATTTCCTCCACCATGAACCTGCGTGAAGCGCTGTCGGTATTTGTGGCGCGCGGCAGTGAATGCTTGCCGGTGGTGGGGGAGCAAGGAGAGGCACTCGGCGTGCTGCATTTCAACGATCTGATTGCCCAAAAGGCGCTGTCATGA
- a CDS encoding ABC transporter permease, producing MSAPKALRWLRDPLPWTFALLLALVFGMNHLHGLFAAWFPDLERPVYQQDSFISLVWAHLLLVAVSSLIAVVIGVAAGIGVTRPAGKAFRSLVETVVAVGQTFPPVAVLAVAVPVMGFSEQPAIIALVLYGLLPILQGTLTGIESVPSATREVAQGVGMSARQILWRVELPLAAPVIVAGIRTSVIINIGTAAIASTVGTKTLGSPIIIGLSGFNTAYVIQGAIVVALLAIITDMLFERWVRYLTAWRQQTQAASSAG from the coding sequence ATGAGTGCGCCTAAAGCCCTGCGTTGGCTGCGCGATCCGCTGCCCTGGACCTTTGCCCTGCTGCTGGCGCTGGTGTTTGGCATGAATCATTTGCATGGCCTGTTTGCAGCCTGGTTTCCCGATCTGGAAAGGCCGGTGTATCAGCAGGACAGTTTTATCTCGCTGGTGTGGGCACATCTGTTGCTGGTCGCGGTCTCCAGTCTGATCGCCGTGGTGATTGGCGTAGCGGCCGGGATCGGCGTGACGCGCCCTGCCGGTAAGGCGTTTCGTTCGCTGGTGGAAACCGTGGTAGCGGTCGGCCAGACTTTTCCGCCCGTGGCGGTGCTGGCGGTAGCGGTACCTGTGATGGGCTTTAGCGAACAGCCGGCGATTATCGCACTGGTGCTGTACGGTTTGCTGCCGATCTTGCAGGGCACGCTGACGGGTATTGAATCGGTACCCAGCGCGACCCGCGAGGTTGCGCAAGGGGTTGGTATGAGCGCCAGGCAAATTCTGTGGCGCGTCGAACTGCCGCTGGCGGCGCCGGTGATTGTTGCCGGTATTCGGACCTCGGTGATCATCAATATCGGCACGGCGGCAATCGCTTCCACCGTCGGCACCAAAACGCTTGGTTCGCCGATAATCATTGGCCTGAGCGGTTTTAATACCGCCTACGTGATCCAGGGTGCGATAGTGGTGGCGCTGCTGGCGATCATTACCGATATGCTGTTTGAGCGCTGGGTGCGCTATCTCACCGCCTGGCGTCAGCAGACGCAGGCGGCTTCTTCTGCGGGGTAA
- a CDS encoding phosphate/phosphite/phosphonate ABC transporter substrate-binding protein yields the protein MQVSLPMYGVTHQPAESFWRVLRGKLLQLGLPLAPEQLVWPHDLAQHWLQDDLLLSQTCGYPLVSSLQQVQLIGTYHYRVEGCEGANYSSWLVVRDDDPGERLADFRGRIAAYNSTDSQSGHNSLRALIAPLAQNGSFFSDAIASGAHYQSLKLIQNRQADIAAVDCVSLKLLKRARPQALAGLKIIGRTASVPGLPLITSSQTPPEQLEILRAGAKAMLGEAVSDNLLIGDFSLVPRSAYQIITELEQQAAARGVTAL from the coding sequence ATGCAAGTATCTTTGCCGATGTACGGCGTGACCCATCAACCGGCCGAATCTTTCTGGCGAGTGCTGCGCGGTAAATTACTGCAGTTGGGATTGCCGCTGGCTCCTGAACAGCTCGTCTGGCCGCACGACCTGGCTCAGCACTGGCTACAGGACGATTTATTGCTCAGCCAAACCTGCGGTTATCCGCTGGTCAGCAGCCTGCAGCAGGTGCAGCTGATCGGGACTTATCACTACCGCGTCGAGGGTTGCGAGGGCGCGAACTACAGCAGTTGGTTAGTGGTGCGCGACGACGACCCAGGCGAGCGGCTGGCGGATTTTCGCGGCCGGATCGCCGCATACAACAGTACCGACTCTCAGTCAGGGCATAACAGCTTGCGTGCGCTGATCGCACCCTTGGCACAGAACGGCAGCTTCTTCAGTGATGCCATCGCCTCCGGGGCGCACTATCAGTCGCTCAAGCTGATCCAAAACCGGCAGGCAGACATTGCCGCCGTCGACTGCGTCAGCCTGAAACTGTTGAAACGGGCACGGCCACAGGCGTTGGCCGGGCTGAAAATTATTGGACGAACGGCCAGCGTGCCGGGGCTACCCTTGATTACCTCGTCGCAGACCCCGCCGGAACAGCTGGAAATACTGCGTGCCGGGGCGAAGGCGATGCTGGGCGAAGCGGTAAGCGACAATCTGCTGATCGGCGATTTCAGCCTGGTGCCGCGTTCGGCATACCAAATAATCACCGAGCTGGAGCAGCAGGCCGCCGCCCGCGGGGTGACAGCGCTGTAA
- the yedA gene encoding drug/metabolite exporter YedA yields MLSQSSRNVLPLIGALFTLYIVWGSTYFVIRLGVESWPPLMMAGIRFLVAGIVLFSFLALRGHALPTLRQWLAAGTIGILLLAVGNGLVTVAEHQHVPSGIAAVMVATVPLFTLFFSLFWGMRNTKLEWAGIALGLVGIVLLNTGNNLVGNPTGALLILLASASWAFGSVLGSRISLPAGPMAGAAEMLVAGVVLLVVSQLSGERLTQMPSAKGFFALGYLIIFGSMLAISAYMFLLKNVRPAVATSYAYVNPVVAVLLGIGFAGESLAPREWAALVIIVAAVVLVTLGKFLFARPVSRISRER; encoded by the coding sequence ATGCTGAGTCAAAGTAGCCGTAACGTCCTGCCGTTAATCGGGGCGCTGTTCACGTTATATATTGTCTGGGGTTCTACCTACTTCGTTATTCGTCTGGGCGTGGAGAGCTGGCCACCGCTGATGATGGCCGGGATCCGCTTTTTGGTCGCCGGTATAGTGCTGTTCAGCTTTTTAGCGTTGCGCGGCCATGCATTACCAACCCTCAGGCAGTGGCTGGCCGCTGGCACTATCGGTATCTTGCTACTGGCGGTGGGTAACGGTCTGGTGACCGTGGCGGAACACCAGCACGTACCTTCCGGTATTGCCGCCGTGATGGTCGCGACGGTACCGCTGTTCACCCTGTTCTTCAGCCTGTTTTGGGGCATGCGCAATACCAAGCTGGAGTGGGCAGGTATCGCATTGGGCCTGGTGGGGATCGTATTGCTCAATACCGGCAATAACCTGGTGGGCAACCCTACCGGTGCGTTACTGATCCTGCTGGCTTCCGCCAGTTGGGCCTTTGGCTCGGTGCTGGGGTCACGTATTTCGCTACCGGCCGGACCGATGGCGGGCGCGGCGGAAATGCTGGTTGCCGGAGTGGTTCTGCTGGTCGTCAGTCAGCTCAGCGGCGAACGCCTGACGCAGATGCCCAGCGCCAAAGGTTTCTTTGCGCTGGGATACCTGATTATCTTCGGTTCCATGTTGGCTATTAGCGCCTATATGTTTTTGCTGAAAAACGTGCGTCCGGCGGTAGCCACCAGTTATGCCTATGTCAATCCGGTGGTGGCCGTGCTGCTCGGCATCGGTTTTGCCGGCGAATCGCTGGCACCGCGTGAATGGGCGGCGCTGGTGATTATCGTAGCGGCGGTGGTGCTGGTGACGCTGGGCAAATTCCTGTTTGCTCGCCCGGTCAGTCGCATAAGCAGGGAAAGGTAG